In a single window of the Candidatus Eisenbacteria bacterium genome:
- a CDS encoding class I SAM-dependent methyltransferase — protein sequence MSTAHEPRAGRYDDFYRLFDSPVMRRIRREAYGEDIGQHSWVRPDDLRADLQRLGLTPASRLLDLGCGPCGPLTFALARTGCSGTGVDSSPAALENGRVRAAALGVESRLTLGQADLDEALPFAAGSFDAAMSLDVVIHLADRSRLYREVARILAPGGRFVVTDAGVVTGPMTDDERVKRSWNGSIQLVRPGFNETQLEAAGLRVIETEDRTKTASMNGEGRLAAMRAHRAELEAVMDASDVQGQMDYLEVVIDLAQRRAVSRIMVLAERAR from the coding sequence ATGAGCACGGCGCACGAGCCGCGCGCCGGACGCTACGACGATTTCTATCGCCTCTTCGACTCGCCTGTGATGCGCCGGATTCGTCGCGAGGCCTATGGCGAGGATATCGGGCAGCACTCCTGGGTCCGTCCCGACGATCTCCGGGCGGATCTGCAGCGGCTCGGTCTCACCCCGGCGAGCCGATTGCTCGATCTCGGCTGCGGGCCTTGCGGTCCCCTCACCTTCGCGCTCGCCCGCACCGGCTGCTCCGGGACGGGAGTCGATTCGAGCCCGGCCGCGCTGGAGAACGGCAGGGTGCGCGCCGCGGCGCTCGGTGTCGAAAGCCGGCTCACGCTCGGGCAGGCCGACCTCGACGAAGCCCTTCCCTTTGCAGCCGGCTCGTTCGACGCGGCGATGTCGCTCGACGTCGTGATCCACCTCGCCGATCGGTCGCGGCTCTATCGGGAAGTGGCGCGTATCCTGGCGCCCGGCGGGCGCTTCGTCGTCACCGACGCGGGCGTGGTCACCGGTCCGATGACCGATGACGAGCGGGTGAAGCGAAGCTGGAACGGCTCCATTCAGCTCGTCCGCCCGGGCTTCAACGAGACCCAGCTCGAGGCGGCGGGCCTCCGCGTGATCGAGACCGAAGACCGGACGAAGACCGCGTCCATGAACGGCGAAGGCCGCCTGGCGGCGATGCGCGCGCATCGCGCGGAGCTCGAGGCGGTGATGGATGCGAGCGACGTCCAGGGACAGATGGACTATCTCGAGGTCGTGATCGACCTGGCCCAGCGAAGGGCCGTATCGCGGATCATGGTCCTGGCCGAACGAGCTCGATGA
- a CDS encoding DASS family sodium-coupled anion symporter produces the protein MTSSGRVWRWAVVLGIGVAIALIPRPAGVEAGAWNLLATFVATVVGLTLQPLPGGAMVLLGVTASIVFNAQPIAEALAGYADPIVWLVLAAFFMSRGMIDTGLGRRIAFLLIRAIGRRSLGLGYSLAFTEFILAGFIPSNAARAGGIIFPITKSLAEAYDSQPGPTANRLGAFLMILIYQCCVVNCAIFLTGQAANALIASFAHKTAGIELSYGRWIAGSIVPGLVSLIVVGLIVYRMARPEVTHTPRAVEIAQAELDRMGPMSAAEIRMLLVFAMVALLWMTTALHHLHYALVALLGICALLLSGVVTWEDVKSERGAWDVFIWYGGLVQLASALGDTGLPQRFAQTVAGFTTGMPWWSAFLILLLVYFYAHYAFASITAHATAMFTPFLAVMLATGAPAGLAALSLAYGSNLMAGLTHYGTTPGPIYYGAGYVSQPLWWRIGFVASLVNLAIWMTLGAMWWKALGFW, from the coding sequence ATGACCTCTTCGGGCCGCGTCTGGCGCTGGGCCGTGGTGCTCGGCATCGGCGTCGCCATCGCGCTGATCCCCCGCCCCGCCGGCGTCGAGGCAGGCGCCTGGAACCTGCTCGCGACCTTCGTGGCCACGGTGGTCGGGCTCACGCTGCAACCGCTCCCAGGCGGCGCCATGGTGCTCCTCGGCGTGACGGCGAGCATCGTGTTCAACGCCCAGCCGATCGCCGAGGCGCTCGCAGGCTATGCCGATCCCATCGTGTGGCTGGTGCTCGCCGCCTTCTTCATGTCGCGCGGCATGATCGACACCGGTCTCGGGCGACGCATCGCCTTCCTCCTCATCCGCGCGATCGGCCGGCGGTCGCTCGGCCTCGGATACTCACTCGCCTTCACCGAGTTCATCCTGGCCGGGTTCATTCCGTCCAACGCCGCGCGCGCCGGCGGGATCATCTTCCCGATCACGAAGAGCCTGGCCGAGGCCTACGATTCGCAACCCGGTCCGACCGCCAACCGGCTCGGCGCGTTCCTGATGATCCTGATCTATCAATGCTGCGTGGTGAACTGCGCCATCTTCCTCACCGGCCAGGCCGCCAACGCGCTGATCGCCTCGTTCGCGCACAAGACCGCGGGCATCGAGCTGAGCTACGGGCGCTGGATCGCGGGCTCGATCGTGCCGGGCCTGGTCTCGCTGATCGTGGTGGGCCTGATCGTGTACCGCATGGCGCGCCCCGAGGTGACCCACACGCCGCGCGCCGTCGAGATCGCGCAGGCCGAGCTGGACCGCATGGGTCCGATGTCGGCGGCCGAGATTCGCATGCTGCTGGTGTTCGCGATGGTCGCGCTCCTGTGGATGACCACCGCGCTCCACCATCTCCATTACGCGCTGGTGGCGCTGCTCGGGATCTGCGCGCTGCTGCTCTCGGGCGTGGTGACCTGGGAGGACGTGAAGTCGGAGCGCGGGGCCTGGGACGTGTTCATCTGGTACGGGGGCCTGGTGCAGCTGGCCAGCGCGCTCGGCGACACGGGCCTCCCGCAGCGCTTCGCCCAAACGGTCGCCGGTTTCACCACCGGGATGCCATGGTGGAGCGCTTTCCTGATCCTGCTCCTCGTCTACTTCTACGCCCACTACGCGTTCGCCAGCATCACCGCCCACGCGACCGCGATGTTCACGCCGTTCCTCGCCGTGATGCTCGCCACCGGAGCGCCCGCCGGCCTGGCTGCCCTGTCGCTGGCCTACGGATCGAACCTGATGGCCGGCCTCACGCATTACGGCACGACGCCGGGGCCGATCTATTACGGGGCGGGCTACGTGTCGCAGCCTTTGTGGTGGCGGATCGGCTTCGTCGCCTCGCTGGTGAACCTGGCGATCTGGATGACGCTGGGAGCGATGTGGTGGAAAGCGCTGGGATTCTGGTAG